The Fluviicola sp. genome contains a region encoding:
- a CDS encoding PKD domain-containing protein, with the protein MFFRVLIGVMCLFSVAFGQTDKVLLHPNEGQWDPKIHFRVDMRQGSVLINETGFAYFLHDAMDHNHEEKGSVEDKKIHCQILRSEFLNTTWKGAKTKGKPSRSYRNYYQGSDQSKWRSKVFSTEKVTYDEVYEGIDLVVEGRSDFLKYSFVLAPGADVKKIATKISGSENVFLREGDLVTRTDFGEIIEKEPVAWSIHNGRKTKVPVAFKLENNLVTYEFPKGFPETDTLIIDPDIVFSSFTGSTLDNWGMTATPDQDGNLYAGGIVFAGTGSYPTITGSFDLSFNGGNSYQFGTGTLPGFDVAISKFNATGTNLVYSTYLGGSGNESVHSLVTDEQGDLYVLGVTSSTNFPTITGCIDQSFNGGPTVATNELGFQGADIYVCHFDAAGSNLVGSTYLGGTGTDGINSGSLYFNYGDPFRGEIVVNSGQVYVTSSTSSTNFPLANAFQGTLNGAQDAVVIKMNSGLTSLIWSTYVGGSGHDSGNGIQISSTGEVFVAGGTTSSNMPFTSGNDLTYNAGIADAYVMRLSGTSGAVLSGTYIGTNEYDQAFFVQLDLDDNVYIYAQTEGSMAISPGKYGVGNSGQFVAKFSPDLTGLLWTTSIGSGSGHIEISPTAFLVSNCGEIYLAGWGGNVNVNNSPGAIHSSSNGLPVTPDAFQPNTNGNNFWLAVLEEDATALNYATFIGGTNSSYNHVDGGTSRFDKNGNIYHAVCGACGGAPNGFSTTPEAWSTTNQSLNCNLAAFKFELSSIEAVVAAPDPLVCLPDPVIFNNNSANGNEFEWDFGDGQTSSQVNPSHVYSGPGQYTVTLIVRDTTLCYTPDTVQFVVNIGDFNGGIVNPTSQTCANVPVQMEAYGGTVYHWEPAQNFNNPNIFNPMVTTGQNLAVYCIISDSCGVDTVYAQINVLNGALDMSNDTAICVGNSVNLFVSGVNQVTWSPGTYLDNPSSLTPVSTPLQSITYTVTGTTSDGCQLTGTVHIHVDTTMPQPVMPDSLVYCTGSSGSVTVSGATSYNWSPQTDITPVTGPQVTISAQSDQYYYCDFSNACGTVRDSIFIHINVANILAGNDTTICPGETAPVHASGGVSYSWSPNPYGVLQPDGSLVLVKPGVSTTYTVVGTDEYGCTDTAFVRVNLFPSPFVQTNPDVYAVFGEEVQLNAISNTAVSYVWSPAEYLSCNVCQNPVTMPNKAMTFTVTIYDINGCSASDVVHIFYDAIIYVPNTFTPNNNGTNETFFALGVNIKDFQLDIYNRWGELIYSGDALSQMWDGTYAGLPSPDGVYTWKIEYSEILNAERHQIVGHVSLLR; encoded by the coding sequence ATGTTTTTTCGCGTTCTGATTGGGGTAATGTGCTTGTTTTCAGTTGCTTTCGGGCAAACTGACAAAGTGTTGTTACATCCCAACGAAGGACAGTGGGATCCGAAGATCCATTTCAGGGTCGACATGCGCCAGGGATCCGTGCTCATCAATGAAACGGGTTTTGCTTATTTCCTGCACGATGCGATGGATCACAACCACGAAGAAAAAGGGTCGGTTGAAGATAAAAAAATCCATTGCCAGATACTCCGGTCCGAATTTCTGAATACTACCTGGAAAGGTGCAAAGACAAAAGGAAAACCGAGCCGTTCTTACCGCAACTATTACCAGGGAAGCGATCAAAGCAAATGGAGATCCAAAGTTTTCAGTACGGAAAAAGTTACCTACGATGAGGTTTACGAAGGAATTGACCTGGTCGTTGAAGGCCGGTCGGATTTTCTGAAATACTCTTTTGTACTGGCTCCCGGAGCGGATGTCAAAAAGATTGCAACGAAGATTTCCGGAAGCGAGAACGTGTTTTTGCGCGAAGGAGATTTGGTGACCCGGACCGATTTCGGTGAAATTATTGAAAAAGAACCTGTTGCCTGGAGCATTCACAACGGAAGAAAAACCAAGGTGCCCGTGGCGTTTAAACTGGAGAATAATCTGGTTACTTATGAATTCCCAAAGGGATTTCCGGAAACAGATACGCTGATCATTGATCCGGATATCGTGTTTTCTTCTTTCACCGGGTCGACCCTGGATAACTGGGGAATGACGGCAACTCCTGACCAGGATGGAAACTTGTATGCGGGTGGAATTGTGTTTGCCGGTACGGGGTCTTATCCGACAATTACCGGGTCTTTTGACCTGAGTTTCAACGGCGGGAATTCTTATCAGTTCGGAACAGGAACCTTGCCGGGCTTTGATGTGGCTATTTCGAAATTCAATGCAACCGGAACAAATTTGGTTTATTCCACTTACCTGGGTGGTTCTGGAAATGAGTCCGTGCACAGTTTGGTAACTGATGAACAGGGTGACTTATACGTACTTGGCGTAACGAGTTCTACGAATTTCCCGACGATCACCGGATGTATCGATCAAAGCTTTAATGGCGGGCCAACTGTCGCTACCAACGAATTGGGGTTCCAGGGTGCGGATATTTACGTATGCCACTTCGACGCGGCAGGTTCAAACTTGGTAGGTTCTACCTACCTGGGAGGAACGGGAACGGACGGTATCAATTCCGGAAGTTTGTATTTCAACTACGGAGATCCTTTCCGGGGAGAAATCGTTGTCAATTCCGGACAAGTATATGTAACCAGTTCTACTTCATCGACTAATTTTCCTTTGGCAAATGCCTTCCAGGGTACTTTAAACGGTGCACAGGATGCGGTTGTCATCAAAATGAATTCCGGGTTGACTTCCCTCATTTGGTCGACTTATGTGGGCGGTTCAGGCCACGATTCCGGCAACGGGATCCAGATCTCCAGTACCGGAGAAGTATTTGTGGCCGGAGGAACAACTTCCTCCAATATGCCATTTACTTCCGGAAATGATCTGACCTACAATGCTGGTATTGCAGACGCTTATGTAATGCGTCTATCCGGAACTTCCGGTGCAGTTTTGTCCGGAACATACATTGGAACGAACGAATACGACCAGGCCTTTTTTGTCCAGTTGGACCTGGATGACAATGTGTATATCTATGCGCAAACAGAAGGTTCGATGGCCATTTCACCGGGCAAATACGGAGTGGGAAATTCGGGGCAGTTTGTTGCGAAGTTTTCCCCCGATCTGACCGGCTTATTATGGACTACATCCATCGGTTCCGGCTCCGGGCATATTGAAATTTCACCGACTGCTTTCCTGGTGTCGAATTGCGGCGAGATTTACCTGGCAGGCTGGGGAGGAAATGTCAACGTCAATAACTCTCCGGGCGCTATTCACAGTAGTTCCAACGGACTTCCGGTTACTCCGGACGCTTTCCAGCCGAATACCAATGGAAATAATTTCTGGCTGGCCGTTTTGGAGGAAGATGCAACGGCATTGAATTATGCAACTTTTATCGGTGGAACAAATAGTTCCTATAACCACGTAGACGGCGGTACCAGCCGTTTTGATAAGAACGGGAATATTTACCATGCTGTTTGCGGGGCTTGTGGCGGTGCACCCAATGGTTTTTCCACAACTCCGGAAGCCTGGTCAACCACTAACCAGAGTCTGAACTGTAACCTCGCAGCCTTCAAATTTGAATTAAGCAGTATCGAAGCGGTTGTTGCCGCGCCGGATCCTTTGGTGTGTTTGCCGGACCCGGTTATTTTCAACAACAACAGTGCAAACGGGAACGAATTCGAATGGGATTTCGGTGACGGACAAACTTCCTCGCAAGTGAATCCATCGCATGTTTATAGCGGGCCGGGCCAATATACCGTTACACTGATCGTTCGTGATACTACTTTATGCTACACACCGGATACGGTTCAGTTTGTAGTAAATATCGGGGATTTTAACGGGGGAATCGTGAATCCTACGTCGCAGACCTGTGCAAATGTACCGGTGCAAATGGAAGCTTACGGAGGAACGGTTTATCATTGGGAACCTGCTCAAAACTTTAACAATCCGAACATTTTTAACCCGATGGTGACAACCGGGCAGAATCTTGCGGTTTACTGTATCATTTCGGATAGTTGTGGGGTGGATACGGTATATGCGCAAATAAATGTGCTGAACGGAGCTCTCGATATGTCCAATGATACCGCAATTTGTGTGGGAAATTCTGTCAATTTATTTGTCTCGGGAGTAAACCAGGTTACCTGGAGTCCGGGAACTTACCTGGATAATCCGTCGAGTTTAACTCCTGTTTCTACACCTTTGCAATCGATTACTTACACAGTAACGGGTACTACTTCTGATGGCTGTCAGCTGACCGGAACGGTTCATATTCATGTGGATACCACGATGCCGCAGCCTGTAATGCCGGATTCACTGGTGTATTGTACGGGGTCTTCCGGATCGGTTACGGTTTCAGGAGCGACTTCATATAACTGGTCGCCGCAGACGGATATTACCCCGGTTACAGGGCCGCAGGTTACAATCAGTGCTCAGTCGGATCAATATTATTACTGCGATTTTTCCAATGCCTGCGGAACGGTCCGGGACAGTATTTTTATTCACATCAATGTTGCGAACATTCTCGCAGGAAATGATACTACGATCTGCCCGGGAGAAACGGCGCCTGTTCATGCTTCGGGAGGAGTTTCTTACAGCTGGTCACCGAATCCATATGGAGTTCTGCAGCCAGACGGGTCGCTTGTTTTGGTGAAACCGGGAGTGTCTACTACGTATACGGTGGTTGGAACAGACGAATACGGCTGCACGGATACGGCTTTTGTGCGGGTGAATTTATTTCCTTCTCCATTCGTTCAAACAAACCCGGATGTGTATGCTGTTTTCGGGGAAGAAGTCCAGCTGAATGCGATTTCGAATACGGCAGTCAGTTACGTTTGGAGCCCGGCGGAATACCTTTCCTGCAATGTTTGTCAGAACCCGGTTACGATGCCGAATAAAGCCATGACTTTTACGGTGACAATTTACGATATCAATGGCTGTTCTGCGTCCGACGTGGTGCACATTTTTTACGATGCAATAATTTATGTGCCGAATACCTTCACACCGAACAACAACGGAACGAATGAAACGTTTTTCGCACTTGGTGTCAATATCAAGGATTTTCAATTGGATATCTATAACAGATGGGGAGAACTCATTTACTCCGGCGATGCTTTATCCCAAATGTGGGACGGAACCTATGCCGGTTTGCCTTCTCCGGATGGTGTTTATACCTGGAAAATCGAATACAGTGAAATCCTGAATGCTGAAAGACACCAGATAGTCGGGCACGTTAGTTTGCTGCGTTAA
- a CDS encoding amidophosphoribosyltransferase codes for MSDAIKHECGIAVIRLKKPLQYYVDKYGTAFYGLNKLHLLMEKQHNRGQDGAGVANIKLDMEPGERYISRYRSIDPKPIQDIFDHINKRFYEIGEENPELLKDVDYLKKNAGFTGELFLGHLRYGTFGRNSIESCHPFLRQNNWITRNLVVAGNFNLTNVDELFEVLLEIGQHPKEKSDTVTVLEKIGHFLDVANDELFQKYQAEGLNSQEIYQKIADTIDIQQILKHSSEVWDGGYAMAGLLGHGDAFVLRDPNGIRPAFYFEDEEVCVVASERPVIQTAFNLKYDEIKELTPGHALIIKKNGTVSEVEINAPKAPAKCSFERIYFSRGNDYDIYAERKNLGRFVVPNVLKTIDYDLDNSVFSFIPNTAESSFYGMIKGLEDYLNEQKFEQLSAIEGKPSPEQLKEILNRRARIEKIAIKDAKARTFITQDDARDDMVAQVYDITYGSVVRGKDNLVVIDDSIVRGTTLKQSILRILDRLDPKRILVVSSAPQIRYPDCYGIDMAKMGDFIAFDAAITLLKETGRQHIIDECYRKSKEQEKLPKEQIVNYVKEIYAPFTAEEISAQIAKMLTPENIKAEVNIVYQTVEDLHRACPGNTGDWYFTGNYPTPGGNKVVNKAFINYIEGKNERAY; via the coding sequence ATGAGCGATGCAATTAAACATGAATGCGGAATCGCAGTCATTCGATTAAAAAAGCCCTTACAGTACTATGTTGATAAATACGGAACGGCTTTTTATGGTCTAAACAAGCTTCACCTTTTAATGGAAAAGCAACACAACCGCGGACAAGACGGTGCAGGAGTTGCGAACATTAAATTGGACATGGAACCCGGGGAGCGTTATATTTCGCGTTACCGGAGCATCGATCCGAAACCGATCCAGGATATTTTCGATCACATCAATAAGCGTTTTTACGAAATCGGGGAAGAAAACCCGGAATTACTGAAAGATGTCGATTATCTGAAGAAAAACGCAGGGTTTACCGGGGAGTTGTTTTTAGGACATTTGCGATACGGAACCTTCGGTAGGAATTCAATCGAAAGCTGCCATCCGTTCTTAAGACAAAACAACTGGATCACCAGGAACCTGGTTGTTGCAGGGAACTTTAACCTGACAAATGTCGACGAACTATTCGAGGTACTGCTGGAAATCGGTCAGCACCCGAAAGAAAAATCCGATACGGTTACCGTACTGGAAAAGATCGGCCACTTCCTGGATGTTGCAAACGACGAATTATTCCAAAAATACCAGGCTGAAGGATTAAACAGCCAGGAGATCTACCAGAAAATTGCCGATACGATTGATATTCAGCAAATCCTGAAACATTCTTCGGAAGTGTGGGACGGCGGATACGCAATGGCAGGATTACTGGGCCACGGGGATGCATTCGTGCTGAGAGACCCGAACGGGATCCGACCGGCGTTTTATTTCGAAGACGAAGAAGTTTGTGTGGTGGCATCGGAAAGACCGGTTATCCAAACAGCATTTAACCTGAAATACGACGAGATCAAGGAATTGACTCCGGGACACGCACTGATCATCAAAAAGAACGGTACTGTTTCCGAAGTGGAGATCAACGCTCCGAAAGCTCCGGCAAAATGTTCTTTCGAACGCATCTATTTCTCCCGAGGAAATGATTACGATATCTACGCAGAACGCAAGAATTTAGGCCGTTTTGTAGTTCCGAACGTCTTGAAAACAATCGATTACGATCTGGATAATTCCGTTTTCTCTTTCATCCCGAATACCGCTGAAAGCAGTTTCTACGGAATGATCAAAGGATTGGAAGATTACCTGAACGAACAAAAATTCGAGCAACTATCTGCCATTGAAGGAAAACCGAGCCCTGAACAACTGAAAGAGATCCTGAACCGCCGTGCTCGTATTGAGAAAATCGCTATTAAGGATGCCAAGGCGCGTACATTTATCACGCAAGATGATGCCCGCGACGACATGGTTGCTCAGGTTTACGATATTACTTACGGTTCTGTAGTTCGCGGAAAAGACAACCTGGTTGTGATTGACGACAGTATCGTAAGAGGTACAACTTTGAAACAATCCATCCTGCGCATCCTGGACCGTTTGGACCCGAAACGCATTTTGGTGGTTTCTTCGGCTCCGCAAATCCGTTACCCGGATTGTTACGGGATCGATATGGCAAAAATGGGTGATTTCATCGCTTTTGATGCCGCAATTACTTTGCTGAAAGAAACCGGCCGACAGCATATCATTGACGAGTGTTACCGCAAGTCAAAAGAGCAGGAAAAACTGCCGAAAGAGCAGATCGTAAACTATGTGAAAGAGATTTACGCTCCTTTTACGGCGGAAGAAATTTCTGCACAGATCGCTAAAATGCTGACTCCTGAAAATATCAAAGCTGAAGTAAACATCGTTTATCAGACAGTGGAGGATTTGCACAGAGCTTGTCCGGGAAATACGGGAGACTGGTATTTCACCGGTAACTACCCGACTCCGGGAGGAAATAAAGTCGTAAATAAGGCATTTATTAACTATATTGAGGGCAAAAACGAACGCGCTTATTAA
- a CDS encoding HAMP domain-containing sensor histidine kinase codes for MLKKPTTVFVYLLGAYVLIQFLWWGYHLIDLTRASQHTDELITKRIVMIIGEGSVFLVLLLFGLWKIKRSIKKEIQMARQQNNFMLSVTHELKTPLAATKLYLQTIQKHQLSAEKQAELIQKALDESSRLETLVEQILTASRLEQQALPRLMTSISLKEFLTHLINIQEKRFNSSIRLNDFEDLQLETDPLIFTNILNNLIENGFKYGYTEKGLDLTVHKENDYVSIDVRDYGKGIPVEQQDLLFKKFNRLENEETRTTKGTGLGLFIARECARTLGGNLRLIKADGPGACFQIQMPYDN; via the coding sequence ATGCTTAAAAAACCCACAACTGTTTTTGTATACTTGCTGGGTGCTTATGTACTGATTCAATTCCTTTGGTGGGGCTATCACCTTATTGATTTAACGCGTGCTTCACAGCATACCGATGAACTGATTACCAAACGCATTGTGATGATCATCGGGGAAGGTTCCGTATTCCTGGTATTACTCCTTTTCGGGCTTTGGAAAATCAAGCGTTCTATCAAAAAAGAGATCCAGATGGCGCGGCAGCAGAATAATTTCATGCTTTCCGTTACACACGAACTGAAAACTCCGCTCGCAGCTACCAAATTGTACCTGCAAACCATTCAAAAGCATCAATTAAGCGCAGAAAAACAGGCTGAACTGATCCAAAAAGCACTGGACGAATCCAGCAGGCTGGAAACATTGGTAGAACAGATCCTGACCGCTTCCAGGCTTGAACAACAGGCATTGCCTCGTTTAATGACCTCTATTTCCCTGAAGGAATTCCTGACTCATTTGATAAACATCCAGGAGAAACGCTTCAATAGTTCCATTCGACTGAATGATTTTGAAGACCTTCAACTGGAAACCGACCCACTCATTTTTACCAACATTTTGAATAACCTGATTGAAAACGGGTTCAAATACGGGTACACGGAAAAGGGGCTTGACCTGACGGTTCACAAGGAAAACGACTATGTTTCCATTGATGTCAGGGACTATGGAAAAGGAATTCCGGTAGAACAGCAGGATCTTTTATTTAAAAAATTCAATCGTTTAGAAAACGAGGAAACACGCACCACCAAAGGAACCGGGCTAGGCTTGTTTATTGCCAGGGAATGCGCACGGACTTTAGGGGGAAACCTGCGCCTGATCAAAGCTGACGGGCCGGGAGCATGTTTCCAAATACAAATGCCTTATGATAACTAA
- the gpmI gene encoding 2,3-bisphosphoglycerate-independent phosphoglycerate mutase: MITNQKVGLIILDGWGLGDQSKADAIFNANTPVMDSLLEKYPHSTLIASGEAVGLPDGQMGNSEVGHLNIGAGRIVYQELTRINKSIREGAFFKNPVLTDCFEKAKKNGTAVHFIGLVSDGGVHSSQEHLHALLDMAKSYELTKVWVHAFTDGRDCDPKSGLGFIQKLENHLQHTTGKIASITGRYYAMDRDNRWERVQVAYDAMVKGIGTPFSNAARAIEASYEEDITDEFILPLVNSSGEGSIKDGDTVICFNFRTDRPREISQALTQQSFPEYGMRPLQIDYYTMTRYDAKFKNVHVIFEKDNLHNTLGEILSKMDRTQVRIAETEKYPHVTFFFNGGREQEFKGESRILVKSPKVATYDLQPEMSAPEVKERILEDLRADEPDFFCLNFANPDMVGHTGVYDAIVKAVETVDSCLGEIVDLATRLNYELIIIADHGNADVAFNPDGSPNTAHSTNPVPVILVTKNEDIHLNPGILADVAPTILDRMRIAAPLEMSGKTLVALDS, encoded by the coding sequence ATGATAACTAATCAAAAAGTTGGTTTAATAATTTTAGATGGCTGGGGATTGGGTGACCAATCAAAAGCAGATGCCATTTTCAATGCAAACACTCCGGTAATGGATTCCCTGCTGGAGAAATATCCGCACAGTACCTTGATTGCAAGCGGTGAAGCTGTGGGGCTTCCTGACGGACAAATGGGAAATTCGGAAGTGGGCCACCTGAACATCGGCGCGGGCCGCATTGTTTACCAGGAACTCACTCGCATCAATAAATCCATCCGCGAAGGCGCTTTTTTCAAAAATCCGGTATTGACCGACTGCTTTGAGAAAGCAAAAAAGAACGGCACAGCGGTTCATTTCATCGGGCTTGTTTCCGACGGTGGTGTACACAGTTCGCAGGAACACTTGCATGCTCTGCTGGACATGGCTAAAAGTTATGAGCTCACCAAAGTTTGGGTGCATGCCTTTACAGACGGAAGAGATTGTGATCCGAAAAGCGGTTTAGGGTTTATCCAAAAGCTGGAAAACCACCTGCAGCACACGACGGGTAAAATCGCCTCGATTACGGGACGCTATTACGCTATGGACCGCGACAACCGCTGGGAACGCGTGCAAGTTGCTTACGATGCCATGGTAAAAGGAATCGGAACGCCGTTTTCCAATGCCGCAAGAGCAATCGAAGCGAGCTACGAAGAAGATATTACAGACGAATTCATCCTGCCGCTGGTAAACAGTTCAGGCGAAGGATCAATCAAAGACGGAGATACGGTCATTTGTTTCAATTTCCGGACAGATCGCCCGAGAGAGATAAGTCAGGCCCTGACACAGCAATCCTTCCCGGAATACGGAATGAGGCCTTTGCAAATCGATTATTATACGATGACACGCTACGATGCGAAATTCAAAAACGTGCATGTCATTTTCGAAAAAGACAACCTGCACAATACGTTGGGTGAAATTCTTAGTAAAATGGACCGTACACAGGTTCGCATTGCCGAAACGGAAAAATATCCGCATGTGACCTTCTTCTTCAACGGAGGAAGAGAACAGGAATTCAAGGGCGAATCCCGCATCCTGGTAAAATCTCCGAAAGTAGCCACTTACGATCTTCAACCGGAAATGAGTGCGCCGGAAGTGAAGGAGCGCATACTGGAAGATTTAAGAGCGGATGAACCTGATTTTTTCTGCCTGAATTTCGCGAATCCCGATATGGTGGGTCATACAGGAGTTTATGACGCGATCGTAAAAGCTGTTGAAACCGTTGATTCCTGCCTGGGAGAAATTGTAGATCTGGCTACCCGGTTAAACTACGAATTGATCATTATTGCCGATCACGGAAATGCAGACGTTGCGTTCAACCCGGACGGTTCTCCAAATACAGCACACTCCACGAATCCTGTTCCGGTAATCCTGGTAACAAAGAACGAAGATATCCATTTAAATCCCGGGATTCTGGC